The Streptomyces kanamyceticus genome window below encodes:
- a CDS encoding SDR family NAD(P)-dependent oxidoreductase, which yields METSSNDGISGIRDGGRAGEERVALVTGSSSGIGAEIARRLAARGIRVVVNSARSVAAGEKLAAELPDAIYVRANVADEGDAKRLVRTAVDTYGRLDVLVNCAGATRFIDHDDFEAASPEVWRELYDVNVIGVWQTITAAVPHLRSSGAGSIVNISSQAGVRPGGSSIPYAVSKAAVNHMTKLLAKTLGPAVRVNAVAPGMIDTPWFDGVEGVAAAMEAAAERLPLGRVGRPEDIAEAVVDLTNSSYITGEVLLVDGGGHLL from the coding sequence ATGGAAACCAGCAGCAACGACGGCATCAGCGGCATCCGCGACGGTGGCCGTGCCGGTGAGGAGCGCGTCGCCCTCGTGACGGGGTCCTCGTCGGGGATCGGCGCCGAGATCGCCCGGCGTCTGGCCGCCCGCGGGATCCGGGTGGTCGTCAACTCCGCGCGCTCCGTGGCGGCGGGCGAGAAACTGGCGGCCGAACTGCCCGACGCGATCTACGTCAGGGCGAACGTCGCGGACGAGGGCGACGCCAAGCGGCTCGTCCGGACGGCCGTCGACACGTACGGCCGCCTGGACGTCCTGGTCAACTGCGCGGGCGCCACCCGGTTCATCGACCACGACGACTTCGAGGCCGCGAGCCCCGAGGTGTGGCGGGAGCTGTACGACGTCAACGTCATCGGCGTCTGGCAGACGATCACCGCGGCCGTCCCGCACCTGCGGTCGAGCGGCGCGGGCAGCATCGTGAACATCTCGTCGCAGGCGGGGGTGCGGCCCGGTGGCAGCTCCATCCCGTACGCGGTGAGCAAGGCCGCCGTGAACCACATGACCAAGCTGCTCGCCAAGACGCTCGGGCCCGCGGTGCGGGTCAACGCCGTCGCGCCCGGCATGATCGACACGCCGTGGTTCGACGGGGTCGAGGGCGTGGCGGCCGCGATGGAGGCCGCCGCGGAACGGTTGCCGCTGGGGCGGGTCGGCCGCCCGGAGGACATCGCGGAGGCGGTGGTCGACCTGACCAACTCCTCGTACATCACGGGCGAGGTGCTGCTCGTGGACGGGGGCGGGCACTTGCTGTGA
- a CDS encoding SGNH/GDSL hydrolase family protein yields MSTRQQYPFTRYVAIGDSQTEGLGDGDESQGYRGWADRFAEILAVGNPDLTYANLAVRGRVTARVKAEQLGPALALKPDLVTVMAGMNDLVRPGFDAARVAADIEEMFTELTATGARVATVTFPDIGRISPLARRALPRVLDLNARIRAAADRHGVAVLDTFPHRVTTDPRLWSRDRLHASPLGHARIAAGVADVLGVPGHESWLEPLPPLAPQSVFGAVTAEARWFAGFMGPWVWRRVRGRSSGDGREAKRPALAAVTVPDRERA; encoded by the coding sequence ATGAGCACGAGGCAGCAGTATCCCTTCACGCGCTACGTCGCGATCGGGGACAGCCAGACCGAGGGGCTCGGGGACGGCGACGAGAGCCAGGGGTACCGGGGGTGGGCCGACCGGTTCGCGGAGATCCTCGCGGTGGGAAATCCGGACCTCACGTACGCCAATCTCGCCGTGCGCGGGCGCGTGACCGCCCGGGTCAAGGCGGAACAGCTGGGCCCCGCCCTCGCGTTGAAGCCGGATCTCGTCACCGTGATGGCGGGCATGAACGACCTGGTGCGGCCGGGCTTCGACGCCGCGCGCGTGGCCGCGGACATCGAGGAGATGTTCACCGAACTCACCGCGACGGGCGCCCGGGTGGCCACCGTGACCTTCCCTGACATCGGACGGATCTCCCCGCTCGCGCGGCGGGCGCTGCCCAGGGTGCTTGATCTGAACGCGCGGATCCGCGCGGCGGCCGACCGGCACGGGGTGGCCGTCCTCGACACGTTCCCGCACCGGGTCACCACCGACCCGCGGCTGTGGAGCCGGGACCGCCTGCACGCGAGCCCGCTCGGCCACGCCAGGATCGCCGCGGGCGTGGCGGACGTCCTGGGCGTACCGGGCCACGAGAGCTGGCTGGAGCCGCTGCCGCCGCTCGCCCCGCAGTCGGTGTTCGGCGCGGTGACGGCGGAGGCGCGCTGGTTCGCGGGGTTCATGGGGCCGTGGGTGTGGCGGCGGGTACGGGGCCGTTCCTCGGGGGACGGCCGGGAGGCGAAGCGTCCCGCGCTGGCCGCGGTGACCGTGCCGGATCGGGAACGGGCTTGA
- a CDS encoding antibiotic biosynthesis monooxygenase, whose product MSTTQGPTQGPTRTTAPSTSATLRTGTHPDPARPDAGLTFVSTWSTGSAERQQGTLDAIATAWSSRDWPHEGLLSYAVYAGTDGDTVLHHSQWRDEDAYQDFFASASNGRDARNADIDAAVPGIERLGLNKTTLYRSWTGAPERTDREPGAIVIVRVDFEGPDADRQRAWVDGVLDALDGDGTAGGGLLAAHFHVSTDGRRVVNYAEWTDVQAHVDALAAGSDGVGTPTPRWRRVREFPGVLSDDSVARYRLAHTFVPRGA is encoded by the coding sequence ATGTCTACGACGCAGGGACCGACGCAGGGACCGACCCGGACCACGGCCCCGAGCACGAGCGCGACCCTCCGCACCGGCACCCACCCCGACCCCGCCCGCCCCGACGCAGGGCTCACCTTCGTCAGTACCTGGAGCACCGGCTCGGCCGAGCGGCAGCAGGGCACGCTGGACGCCATCGCCACGGCCTGGAGCAGCAGGGACTGGCCGCACGAGGGCCTGCTGTCGTACGCCGTGTACGCGGGCACCGACGGTGACACGGTCCTGCACCACTCGCAGTGGCGGGACGAGGACGCCTACCAGGACTTCTTCGCGAGCGCCTCGAACGGCAGGGACGCGAGGAACGCCGACATCGACGCGGCCGTGCCGGGCATCGAGCGCCTCGGTCTGAACAAGACGACGCTGTACCGCAGTTGGACCGGCGCCCCGGAGCGCACGGACCGCGAGCCCGGTGCGATCGTGATCGTGCGCGTCGACTTCGAAGGGCCCGACGCCGATCGCCAACGGGCCTGGGTGGACGGGGTGCTGGACGCCCTGGACGGCGACGGGACGGCGGGCGGCGGGCTGCTCGCCGCGCACTTCCACGTCAGCACCGACGGCAGGCGGGTCGTCAACTACGCGGAGTGGACCGACGTACAGGCCCACGTCGACGCGCTCGCCGCCGGGAGCGACGGGGTGGGAACGCCGACGCCCCGGTGGCGGCGCGTGCGGGAATTCCCGGGCGTCCTCTCCGATGACTCGGTCGCCCGCTACCGGTTGGCGCACACCTTCGTACCGCGCGGAGCGTAG
- a CDS encoding SRPBCC family protein, whose translation MSGSGAGSGKGFEIAREFEVDASPAEVWDALTTGAAGWLRPLRYEPRTGGAAPSGGTVTCWDPPHRLTARVEDPDRIPGQTLSQLDHIVEPRNGGRRSWVRYVRSGVFTGDRDTQYDTVAKHTDFRLHTLCEYLAHFKGRPAVHSAITGPPASAAPDAFVRLGRSLALPDDASEGARVRVRTPGEPLDAVIDFRSRYFLGLRADDSLHRFFGRNHFGLPVTVSVHDFGAHADGKRTELAWQDWLDHLYG comes from the coding sequence ATGAGCGGCAGCGGCGCGGGCAGCGGCAAGGGATTCGAGATAGCCAGGGAGTTCGAGGTCGACGCATCGCCCGCTGAGGTCTGGGACGCCCTCACCACCGGCGCGGCGGGCTGGCTCAGGCCCTTGCGGTACGAACCCCGCACGGGCGGTGCCGCCCCCTCCGGCGGCACCGTCACGTGCTGGGACCCGCCGCACCGCCTCACCGCCCGCGTGGAGGACCCGGACCGGATACCCGGCCAGACCCTCAGCCAGCTCGACCACATCGTCGAGCCGCGCAACGGCGGCCGCCGCTCCTGGGTGCGCTACGTCCGCAGCGGCGTCTTCACCGGCGACCGCGACACCCAGTACGACACCGTCGCCAAGCACACCGACTTCCGGCTGCACACCCTGTGCGAGTACCTCGCGCACTTCAAGGGCCGTCCCGCCGTGCACTCCGCGATCACCGGACCGCCCGCGTCGGCCGCGCCGGACGCCTTCGTCAGGCTCGGCCGCTCGCTCGCCCTGCCCGACGACGCGTCGGAAGGGGCCCGCGTCCGGGTCAGGACGCCCGGCGAGCCGCTCGACGCGGTGATCGACTTCCGCAGCAGGTACTTCCTGGGGCTGCGCGCGGACGACAGCCTGCACCGCTTCTTCGGCCGCAACCACTTCGGCCTCCCGGTGACCGTCAGCGTGCACGACTTCGGCGCGCACGCTGACGGCAAGCGCACCGAACTGGCGTGGCAGGACTGGCTGGACCACCTCTACGGGTGA
- a CDS encoding endonuclease/exonuclease/phosphatase family protein: MPHIPRSAAVGAVVATALAAGLLVTTSSAASADTVAIHDIQGTTRVSPLAGQQVTDVAGIVTGVRGYGSKGFWIQSADGDADQDPATSEGVFVFTGSAPLTVEAGDAVLVSGTVAEYVPGGAASGNQSLTQITKPTVTVRTSGNALPAPVRIDAKSVPAAYAPAGDPARDNSVNGLPLRPRSYALDLYESLEGMNVRVGTSRVVGATDAYNELWVTVKKHENPNRRGGTVYGSYRAQNGGRLQIQQLAPVSQQPFPKANVGDVLNGRTEGPLDFNQFGGYTLVARQLGEVADKGLARERTKRQAKGELAVATYNVENLDPSDPQQKFDALAGAVVANLASPDIVALEEIQDDTGAKNDGTVSAAATLKKFTDAIVAAGGPRYAWRSVDPENNKDGGEPGGNIRQVFLYNPERVSFTERAPGDATTPTGVVREGGRAALTHSPGRIAPGDAAWADSRKPLAGEFVFRGRTVFVIANHFGSKGGDEGLTSHHQPPVRSSETKRLRQAQVVNGFVKDLRKVKGDADVVVLGDINDFEFSATAKALQDGGALRSAVESLPRSERYSYVYQGNSQVLDQILTSPGVGRDFAYDSVHINAEFADQNSDHDPQVLRFRP, from the coding sequence ATGCCCCACATACCGAGATCAGCCGCCGTCGGCGCCGTCGTCGCCACCGCGCTCGCCGCCGGTCTGCTCGTGACCACCTCGTCCGCCGCGTCGGCCGACACCGTCGCCATCCACGACATCCAGGGCACGACGCGTGTCTCGCCGCTCGCCGGACAGCAGGTCACGGACGTCGCGGGCATCGTGACGGGGGTCCGCGGCTACGGCTCCAAGGGCTTCTGGATCCAGTCCGCCGACGGCGACGCCGACCAGGATCCGGCCACCAGCGAGGGCGTCTTCGTCTTCACCGGCTCGGCACCGCTCACCGTCGAGGCGGGCGACGCGGTCCTGGTCTCCGGCACGGTCGCGGAGTACGTCCCCGGGGGCGCGGCCTCCGGCAACCAGTCGCTCACCCAGATCACCAAGCCGACGGTGACCGTCAGGACGTCCGGCAACGCGCTGCCCGCGCCGGTCAGGATCGACGCGAAGTCGGTGCCCGCCGCGTACGCGCCCGCCGGTGATCCCGCGCGGGACAACAGCGTCAACGGTCTGCCGCTGCGGCCCCGCTCGTACGCCCTGGACCTCTACGAGTCCCTGGAGGGCATGAACGTCCGCGTGGGCACCTCGCGCGTGGTCGGCGCGACCGACGCGTACAACGAGCTCTGGGTGACGGTGAAGAAGCACGAGAACCCGAACCGGCGCGGCGGCACCGTCTACGGCTCCTACCGCGCGCAGAACGGCGGACGGCTGCAGATCCAGCAGCTCGCGCCCGTCTCCCAGCAGCCCTTCCCGAAGGCGAACGTCGGTGACGTGCTGAACGGCCGCACCGAAGGCCCCCTGGACTTCAACCAGTTCGGCGGCTACACGCTGGTCGCCCGTCAGCTCGGCGAGGTCGCGGACAAGGGCCTCGCGCGCGAGAGGACGAAGCGCCAGGCCAAGGGTGAGCTCGCCGTGGCCACGTACAACGTGGAGAACCTCGACCCGAGCGACCCGCAGCAGAAGTTCGACGCGCTCGCGGGCGCCGTCGTCGCCAACCTCGCCTCGCCCGACATCGTGGCCCTGGAGGAGATCCAGGACGACACGGGCGCGAAGAACGACGGCACCGTCTCCGCGGCGGCGACCCTGAAGAAGTTCACGGACGCGATCGTCGCGGCGGGCGGCCCGCGCTACGCGTGGCGCTCCGTCGACCCGGAGAACAACAAGGACGGCGGCGAGCCCGGCGGCAACATCCGCCAGGTCTTCCTCTACAACCCCGAGCGGGTCTCGTTCACCGAGCGGGCGCCCGGCGACGCGACCACCCCCACCGGTGTCGTACGCGAAGGGGGCCGGGCCGCGCTGACCCACTCCCCCGGCCGGATCGCGCCCGGCGACGCGGCGTGGGCGGACAGCCGCAAGCCGCTGGCGGGCGAGTTCGTCTTCCGCGGCCGTACGGTCTTCGTGATCGCCAACCACTTCGGTTCCAAGGGCGGCGACGAAGGTCTCACCTCGCACCACCAGCCGCCGGTGCGCTCGTCGGAGACCAAGCGGCTGCGGCAGGCGCAGGTCGTCAACGGCTTCGTGAAGGACCTGCGCAAGGTCAAGGGCGACGCCGACGTCGTGGTGCTCGGCGACATCAACGACTTCGAGTTCTCGGCGACCGCCAAGGCCCTTCAGGACGGCGGGGCGCTGCGCTCGGCCGTCGAGTCGCTGCCCAGGAGCGAGCGTTACTCCTACGTCTACCAGGGCAACTCCCAGGTCCTCGACCAGATCCTGACCAGCCCGGGCGTGGGACGCGACTTCGCCTACGACAGCGTGCACATCAACGCGGAGTTCGCGGACCAGAACAGCGATCACGACCCGCAGGTGCTGCGCTTCCGCCCGTAG